One genomic window of Nisaea sp. includes the following:
- a CDS encoding UbiD family decarboxylase — protein MPFSSLRDFMAQLESKGRLVRVSEPISPVLEMTEIQTRLLAEGGPAVLFENVIGPDGKKYDMPALANLFGTVERVAWGMDREPEQLREVGETLAFLRQPEPPGGWREALDMLPLLKTVMAMKPRTVGYGPCQDVIMQGDDIDLSRLPIQSCWPGEPAPLITWPLVVTKGPGKRKEDDFNLGIYRMQVLGKDKTLMRWLKHRGGAQHYQRWKNEKPEPLPAAVVIGADPGTILAAVTPVPDTLSEYQFAGLLRGKKVDLVDCKTVPLKVPAEAEIVIEGYVSLEEYGDEGPYGDHTGYYNSVEKFPVFNVSAITMRRDAIYLTTFTGRPPDEPSVLGEGLNEVFIPLIQQQFPEIVDFWLPPEGCSYRIAVISMKKAYPGHAKRVMMGAWSYLRQFMYTKWLIIVDDDINARDWKDVMWAISTRMDPVRDVTMIENTPIDYLDFASPESGLGGKIGLDATNKWPPETKREWGHEIRMDQEVIDLVDRKWSSLGLPGSGKAIWRK, from the coding sequence ATGCCCTTTTCTTCCCTGCGCGACTTCATGGCCCAGCTTGAGAGCAAGGGACGACTGGTCCGGGTCAGCGAGCCGATCTCGCCCGTCCTGGAAATGACGGAGATCCAGACCCGCCTGCTGGCTGAGGGTGGTCCGGCGGTGCTGTTCGAGAATGTCATCGGACCGGACGGGAAAAAGTACGACATGCCCGCGCTGGCCAATCTGTTTGGCACGGTGGAGCGGGTCGCCTGGGGTATGGACCGGGAGCCGGAACAGTTGCGTGAGGTCGGCGAGACACTCGCCTTCCTGCGCCAGCCGGAACCGCCGGGTGGCTGGCGCGAGGCGTTGGACATGCTGCCGTTGCTGAAGACAGTGATGGCAATGAAGCCGCGCACGGTCGGTTACGGCCCCTGCCAGGACGTGATCATGCAGGGCGACGACATCGATCTGTCCCGCCTGCCGATCCAGAGCTGCTGGCCGGGCGAGCCGGCGCCACTCATCACCTGGCCTCTGGTGGTGACGAAAGGCCCAGGCAAGCGCAAGGAAGACGATTTTAATCTCGGCATCTACCGCATGCAGGTGCTGGGCAAGGACAAGACCCTGATGCGCTGGCTGAAGCATCGTGGCGGCGCGCAGCATTACCAGCGCTGGAAGAACGAAAAGCCGGAGCCGCTGCCCGCCGCTGTGGTCATCGGGGCCGATCCGGGTACCATCCTCGCCGCCGTGACGCCGGTGCCGGATACGCTCAGCGAATACCAATTCGCCGGCCTGCTGCGCGGCAAGAAAGTCGACTTGGTCGACTGCAAGACGGTGCCGCTGAAGGTTCCGGCCGAGGCCGAGATCGTCATCGAGGGTTACGTCTCGCTCGAGGAGTATGGCGACGAGGGTCCCTATGGCGATCACACCGGTTATTATAATTCGGTCGAGAAGTTCCCGGTCTTCAACGTCTCCGCCATCACCATGCGGCGGGACGCGATTTACCTGACCACCTTCACCGGCCGACCGCCGGATGAGCCGTCGGTGCTGGGAGAGGGTCTGAACGAGGTCTTCATTCCGCTGATCCAGCAGCAGTTCCCCGAGATCGTGGATTTCTGGCTGCCGCCGGAGGGCTGCTCCTACCGGATCGCGGTCATCTCGATGAAGAAAGCTTATCCGGGCCATGCCAAGCGGGTCATGATGGGTGCCTGGTCCTATCTCCGGCAGTTCATGTACACGAAATGGCTGATCATCGTGGATGACGACATCAATGCCCGTGACTGGAAGGATGTCATGTGGGCGATCTCGACCCGCATGGACCCGGTCCGGGACGTGACGATGATCGAGAACACGCCGATCGACTATCTCGACTTCGCCAGCCCGGAATCCGGTCTCGGCGGCAAGATCGGCCTCGACGCCACGAACAAATGGCCGCCCGAGACAAAGCGCGAATGGGGCCATGAAATCCGGATGGACCAGGAGGTCATCGATCTCGTCGACCGGAAATGGTCTTCCCTCGGACTCCCCGGCAGCGGCAAGGCGATCTGGAGAAAATGA
- a CDS encoding GSCFA domain-containing protein: protein MKNQEYSYKDILDLKHIITVFGDERSIDLFDFMAKKIFDNERIDFISKISEFENDFSEKNEEELFDMCKNNNDMGSVFFLVNVHRKHKRFRRAYILLEKFEKFLKTVKFDRKVYDEENPFFVRINEYKNQIDTIFNHDISSKYQNGLRNNIDTIHSEGNLDIDSMSRIKFFAKEMDIFPRKIDSSIIFREFIRRHFIDPGKFKLRLEIGGNIITFGSCFAQNIRKALIEKEVTAENIEIPEGMNTSFAVSEYINFLLKNDHEKNNELDTGFLGGGIQVIDTEKASKAYNFLKTAECVIITYGLSEIWEDKKTQSVLWGGVPAELYDKKRYIFRQSSVEENVLNIEKTFDDLKKLNHKIKIVFTVSPIPMAATFSSEKCMVADSRSKAVLRCSVEKALSSIKSSDAFYWPSYEMFRGSGPHVSYPTINFRDSRHIDPNLIKEVTDYFIDVVYG, encoded by the coding sequence TTGAAAAATCAAGAGTATTCATATAAAGATATTTTGGACCTAAAGCACATAATAACAGTCTTTGGAGACGAAAGATCTATTGATTTATTTGATTTTATGGCGAAAAAAATTTTTGATAATGAACGAATAGATTTTATTAGTAAAATTTCTGAATTTGAGAATGATTTTTCTGAAAAGAATGAAGAAGAGTTATTCGATATGTGTAAAAATAATAATGACATGGGGTCAGTATTTTTCCTGGTAAATGTCCATAGAAAACATAAGAGATTTCGCCGAGCGTATATATTGTTGGAGAAATTTGAAAAATTTTTGAAAACAGTCAAATTCGACAGAAAAGTTTATGACGAAGAGAATCCTTTTTTCGTGAGAATAAATGAATACAAAAATCAAATTGATACAATTTTTAATCATGACATCTCTTCAAAATATCAAAACGGATTAAGGAATAATATTGATACCATTCATTCTGAAGGAAATTTAGATATTGACTCGATGTCTAGAATTAAATTCTTTGCAAAAGAAATGGATATTTTTCCAAGAAAAATAGATTCAAGCATTATATTTAGAGAGTTTATTAGGAGACATTTTATAGATCCGGGTAAATTCAAACTTCGTTTGGAAATTGGTGGTAATATAATTACTTTTGGGTCTTGCTTTGCCCAGAATATAAGAAAAGCTCTCATAGAGAAAGAGGTGACGGCAGAGAACATTGAGATTCCAGAAGGTATGAACACTAGTTTTGCGGTATCTGAATATATTAATTTTCTTTTGAAGAATGATCATGAAAAAAATAATGAGTTAGATACTGGATTTCTAGGTGGTGGAATTCAGGTAATCGATACAGAAAAGGCATCAAAGGCTTATAATTTCCTAAAGACGGCAGAATGCGTCATAATTACCTACGGGTTAAGTGAAATTTGGGAAGACAAGAAAACTCAGAGTGTATTGTGGGGTGGTGTTCCCGCTGAGTTATATGACAAAAAGAGATACATTTTTCGGCAATCGAGTGTTGAGGAAAATGTATTGAATATAGAAAAGACTTTTGACGATTTGAAAAAACTAAACCACAAAATAAAGATTGTTTTTACGGTATCTCCAATACCTATGGCTGCAACTTTCTCAAGTGAAAAATGTATGGTTGCTGACTCCCGGTCAAAGGCAGTTTTGAGATGTTCTGTTGAAAAGGCTTTATCGTCTATAAAATCAAGTGATGCATTTTATTGGCCATCTTATGAAATGTTCCGTGGATCGGGTCCTCATGTCAGTTATCCCACAATCAATTTTCGAGATAGCCGTCATATCGACCCTAATCTAATAAAGGAAGTAACTGATTATTTTATCGATGTAGTTTACGGTTGA
- a CDS encoding TldD/PmbA family protein, with the protein MPDTAGLELLDSLIGKALKAGAETADAIYLTGRSLSVSQRLGKPEAVERAEGNDIGLRVLVGKQQASVSGSDTRPDALNELVERAVAMAKVAPEDPFAGIADASQIAGTNPEIEMFDPYEPSAEGLTNLAAAAEEAGLAVKGITNSEGGDAGWSTTEVAFAASNGFSGQYQRSSFSVSAVMLAGEGQGMERDYDYTAKVFFADLEDAAEIGRRAGERTIRRLNPQRPSSQRVPVIFDPRVSRSLLGHLSSAINGVSIARGTSFLKDKMGEQIFADSIRIVDDPLRDRGFRSRPFDAEGLPTEKQMIVEDGRLASWILDLSTARQLGLESNGHASRGVGGPPSPSATNLYLEPGEMSPEDLIKSVGTGLYITDMMGSSVSTVTGDYSRGAGGFWIENGELAYPVSEITVAGHLTEIFRNMTPANDLTFKYGTDAPTIRVDGLTLAGSNA; encoded by the coding sequence ATGCCAGATACCGCCGGACTTGAACTGCTCGACAGCCTGATCGGAAAGGCGCTGAAGGCCGGCGCCGAGACGGCGGACGCCATTTATCTTACCGGGCGCTCGCTTTCCGTCTCCCAGCGTTTGGGCAAACCGGAAGCGGTCGAACGCGCCGAAGGCAACGATATAGGTCTGCGCGTTCTGGTCGGGAAACAGCAGGCTTCGGTCTCCGGCTCCGATACAAGGCCCGACGCTCTCAACGAACTTGTCGAGCGGGCGGTGGCCATGGCCAAGGTTGCGCCGGAAGATCCTTTTGCCGGGATTGCCGACGCCAGCCAGATCGCCGGCACCAACCCCGAGATCGAAATGTTCGATCCGTATGAGCCATCTGCCGAAGGCCTTACAAATCTGGCGGCCGCCGCCGAAGAAGCCGGTCTCGCGGTCAAGGGTATCACCAATTCGGAAGGCGGGGACGCCGGCTGGAGCACCACCGAAGTTGCCTTTGCGGCAAGCAACGGATTTTCCGGTCAATACCAGCGCTCCAGCTTCTCTGTCTCCGCCGTCATGCTCGCAGGCGAAGGTCAGGGGATGGAGCGGGATTACGATTATACCGCCAAGGTCTTTTTCGCGGATCTCGAGGATGCCGCCGAGATCGGTCGCCGGGCAGGCGAACGGACGATCCGCCGTCTGAACCCGCAGCGCCCGTCGTCGCAGCGTGTTCCGGTGATCTTCGACCCGCGGGTCAGCCGCTCGCTGCTCGGACACCTCTCCTCCGCCATCAACGGCGTGTCGATCGCGCGGGGTACTAGTTTCCTGAAAGACAAGATGGGCGAGCAGATCTTCGCCGATAGCATCCGCATCGTCGATGACCCGTTGCGCGACAGGGGCTTCCGCTCCCGCCCGTTCGACGCCGAGGGTCTGCCGACCGAAAAGCAGATGATCGTCGAAGATGGCCGTCTCGCCTCTTGGATCCTCGACCTGTCGACGGCGCGGCAGCTCGGTCTCGAGAGCAATGGGCACGCCTCGCGCGGCGTCGGTGGGCCGCCGAGCCCGTCCGCTACGAACCTTTATCTGGAACCCGGCGAGATGAGCCCCGAGGACCTGATCAAGTCGGTTGGCACCGGCCTCTACATCACCGACATGATGGGCTCCAGCGTCAGCACCGTGACCGGAGATTACAGCCGGGGCGCAGGCGGCTTCTGGATCGAGAACGGCGAGCTGGCCTATCCGGTATCCGAAATCACCGTTGCAGGGCACCTCACGGAAATCTTCCGGAACATGACGCCAGCAAACGATCTTACATTCAAATACGGCACCGACGCGCCGACCATTCGCGTCGATGGCCTGACCCTTGCCGGATCGAACGCATAG
- a CDS encoding YHS domain-containing (seleno)protein — MSCKRSLPRLFLVLVAVGLAAAVSRDPTDASEMNLIDPTISAHRGLAIGGYDPVAYFTDYAAVHGDETYAVEFDGIRFLFKNADNRHQFLQDPNRYMPQFGGHSTFALAKGKLYGADPTVFDIIDGRLYLSRNERVQELWHRNPDGYIRQAEENWSELSGG, encoded by the coding sequence ATGAGCTGCAAACGTAGCTTGCCGCGCCTGTTCCTTGTGCTTGTCGCTGTTGGACTGGCTGCTGCCGTGTCCCGCGACCCGACAGACGCGTCCGAAATGAATTTGATCGACCCGACAATCAGCGCACACCGGGGCCTCGCCATCGGCGGATACGATCCGGTTGCCTATTTCACAGACTATGCCGCCGTCCATGGGGACGAAACGTATGCCGTTGAATTCGACGGTATACGGTTCCTTTTCAAAAACGCCGACAATCGCCACCAGTTCCTGCAGGATCCCAATCGCTATATGCCTCAATTCGGCGGCCACAGCACCTTTGCCCTCGCCAAGGGCAAGCTGTATGGCGCGGACCCGACGGTCTTCGACATCATCGACGGCCGCCTTTATCTCAGCCGCAACGAACGGGTGCAGGAGCTCTGGCACCGGAACCCCGACGGCTATATCCGTCAGGCGGAAGAGAACTGGTCAGAGCTTAGCGGTGGCTAA
- a CDS encoding diacylglycerol kinase family protein — protein MDQVTGDSTRVKGSDPLEFDAGDGRNHALVIYNPKAGQRRYALFSSLIERLKSHGVMVTVKETGARGDAEAFARQARQHSLMKAQNAPDAVVAAGGDGTINEVVNGMSGGELPLAILPLGTANVLAAEIGLKVKAEEIADTIWRGPVMEAHIGDVNGHRFTLMAGVGLDADVVANVNTRVKARLGKGAYVLTTLSELASYKPHHYRVAIKGHTYKAASVVVAKAHFYGGTFICAPDARLDADILHVCLFERVGRWNAVRYAANMMMGRLPTTAGYRIIQTRSVSIWAEEGAYSGDPVQADGDIVTNLPASISLPSQPLRLVVPRGGC, from the coding sequence TTGGATCAGGTCACTGGCGATTCGACCCGGGTGAAGGGAAGCGACCCTCTCGAATTCGATGCCGGAGATGGCCGGAACCATGCGCTGGTTATCTACAACCCAAAGGCAGGACAGCGTCGTTATGCGCTTTTCTCATCGCTCATCGAGCGGCTGAAATCCCATGGCGTCATGGTCACGGTTAAGGAGACCGGGGCGCGGGGGGATGCCGAAGCCTTTGCCCGTCAGGCCAGGCAGCACAGTCTGATGAAGGCACAAAATGCGCCGGACGCTGTGGTGGCCGCTGGCGGGGATGGAACCATCAACGAGGTGGTGAATGGCATGAGCGGTGGGGAGTTACCTCTTGCCATCCTGCCGCTCGGCACGGCGAACGTGCTGGCCGCCGAGATCGGCCTGAAGGTTAAGGCCGAGGAAATTGCCGACACGATCTGGCGTGGTCCAGTCATGGAGGCGCATATAGGCGATGTGAACGGCCACCGTTTCACGTTGATGGCCGGGGTCGGTCTCGATGCGGATGTGGTGGCAAACGTGAATACGCGTGTTAAGGCCCGGCTGGGCAAGGGCGCCTATGTGTTGACGACGCTGTCGGAGCTGGCTTCCTACAAGCCGCACCATTACCGGGTGGCGATCAAAGGCCACACTTACAAGGCAGCTTCGGTCGTGGTCGCCAAGGCGCATTTTTACGGTGGGACATTCATCTGCGCGCCTGACGCCAGGCTCGACGCGGACATCCTGCATGTCTGTCTGTTCGAGCGCGTCGGGCGCTGGAACGCCGTGCGCTATGCGGCGAACATGATGATGGGCCGTCTGCCGACGACGGCCGGCTACCGGATTATCCAGACACGGTCCGTTTCGATCTGGGCGGAGGAGGGGGCCTATAGCGGCGACCCTGTGCAGGCAGACGGGGATATCGTGACCAATCTCCCCGCCAGTATTTCCCTGCCATCGCAACCGCTCAGGCTGGTGGTGCCCAGAGGAGGTTGTTAG
- a CDS encoding UDP-2,3-diacylglucosamine diphosphatase — protein MNSQKGTDRYRAIWISDIHLGTKGCQAEYLLDFLKHTESDYLYLVGDIIDIWRMKRSWSWKQSHNDVLQKLLRKARKGTKVMFLPGNHDEMFRGFLGENFGQIEVRDEHVHVTKDGRRFLILHGDQYDVVVKYNKWLALVGDGAYNLALTLNTHFNQIRRFLGYPYWSLSAYLKNKAKRAVEFIGNFEHALADEASKRGVDGIICGHIHKAEMKQIGDITYCNDGDWVESCTALVEHADGRMEILNWAEVRQLTFA, from the coding sequence ATGAACAGCCAGAAGGGTACCGACCGCTACCGGGCAATCTGGATTTCCGACATTCATCTCGGGACCAAGGGATGTCAGGCCGAGTATCTGCTCGATTTTCTGAAGCATACGGAATCCGACTACCTCTATCTGGTTGGCGATATCATCGATATCTGGCGCATGAAGCGCTCCTGGTCCTGGAAGCAGAGCCATAACGACGTGCTGCAAAAGCTGCTGCGCAAGGCGCGCAAGGGCACGAAGGTCATGTTCCTGCCGGGCAATCACGACGAGATGTTCCGCGGGTTCCTTGGCGAAAATTTCGGCCAGATCGAGGTCCGGGACGAGCATGTCCATGTCACCAAGGATGGTCGCCGCTTCCTGATCCTGCATGGCGACCAGTACGACGTCGTGGTGAAGTACAACAAGTGGCTCGCGCTGGTCGGCGACGGCGCCTACAACCTCGCCCTCACGCTCAACACCCATTTCAACCAGATCCGCCGCTTCCTCGGCTATCCTTACTGGTCGCTCTCCGCCTACCTGAAGAACAAGGCGAAGCGCGCAGTCGAGTTCATCGGCAATTTCGAGCATGCGCTGGCCGACGAGGCTTCCAAGCGCGGCGTCGACGGCATTATCTGCGGCCACATCCACAAGGCCGAGATGAAGCAGATCGGCGACATCACCTACTGCAACGACGGCGACTGGGTAGAAAGCTGCACGGCGCTGGTCGAGCACGCCGACGGCCGTATGGAAATTCTCAACTGGGCCGAGGTGAGGCAACTCACCTTCGCCTGA
- a CDS encoding glycosyltransferase family 1 protein, producing the protein MKILLVSDAWFPQVNGVVRTLNTVIGELKAMGHEVDTITPDQFTTIPCPTYPEIRLACWPFFRVPAMIEAARPDAIHIATEGPLGMTARRYCVRNKLPFTTAYHTRFPEYVEPRLGVPVSWTYKVMRHFHGKSAGVMVATKSIRADLEARGFDNIKDWSRGVDTELFRPQSKDSIDAPRPVFMFVGRVAVEKNLPAFLELDLPGSKVVVGGGPDMNMLKKRYPDTIFVGAKKGEDLARHYAAADVFVFPSRTDTFGLVMLEALASGVPVAAFPVPGPLDVIASEKVGVLSEDLGAAAKAALKLSAEDCRAYALGYSWQACAEQFFNNLAPFDSDAAFGRFTARPVKAA; encoded by the coding sequence ATGAAAATCCTTCTCGTTTCCGACGCCTGGTTCCCGCAGGTGAACGGCGTTGTCCGCACCCTGAACACGGTGATCGGCGAGCTCAAGGCCATGGGCCACGAGGTCGACACCATCACGCCGGACCAGTTCACCACCATCCCCTGCCCGACCTATCCGGAGATCCGCTTGGCCTGCTGGCCCTTCTTCCGGGTCCCGGCGATGATCGAGGCGGCCCGGCCGGATGCCATCCATATCGCCACCGAAGGGCCGCTGGGGATGACGGCGCGGCGCTATTGCGTGCGCAACAAGCTGCCTTTCACCACGGCCTATCACACCCGGTTCCCGGAATATGTCGAGCCGCGCCTCGGCGTGCCGGTGTCATGGACCTACAAGGTCATGCGCCATTTTCACGGCAAGTCCGCCGGTGTCATGGTGGCCACGAAATCCATCCGCGCCGATCTTGAGGCGCGCGGCTTCGACAACATCAAGGACTGGAGCCGGGGCGTCGACACAGAGCTGTTCCGACCCCAATCAAAAGATTCGATCGACGCGCCGCGACCGGTCTTCATGTTCGTCGGTCGGGTGGCGGTGGAAAAGAACCTTCCCGCTTTCCTTGAGCTGGACCTGCCCGGCAGCAAGGTGGTTGTCGGCGGCGGCCCTGACATGAACATGCTGAAAAAGCGCTATCCGGACACCATCTTCGTTGGTGCCAAGAAGGGTGAGGATCTGGCCCGGCATTACGCGGCAGCCGATGTCTTCGTCTTCCCGAGCCGGACCGATACATTCGGCCTCGTCATGCTGGAAGCCCTCGCGTCGGGCGTGCCGGTCGCAGCTTTCCCGGTTCCCGGCCCGCTGGATGTCATCGCGTCGGAGAAGGTTGGCGTGCTGTCAGAAGATCTTGGTGCGGCGGCCAAGGCTGCGTTGAAGCTTTCCGCTGAAGACTGCCGGGCCTATGCGCTCGGCTACAGCTGGCAAGCCTGCGCAGAGCAGTTCTTCAACAATCTGGCCCCCTTCGATTCCGATGCCGCTTTCGGCCGTTTCACGGCACGACCCGTCAAAGCCGCCTGA
- a CDS encoding lysophospholipid acyltransferase family protein, which yields MLKRLLRTDTGREVASRLLATLLRGLARTIRWQIINPEIADTVFRSEQPMIGAFWHNRIMLMTEIWNSDRPFAMLQSKHPDGRLIARTIEHLGIEDIVGSAGKGKGGAQALRSMLRALKSGTSVGVTPDGPRGPRMRASGGVIALARMSGAPIYPVTWNVSRRRVLRSWDRFILALPFSRGVYIWGEPIHVPRDADEAQMEVLRLELEERLNHLCAQADAALGTDPIAPADPAPEAS from the coding sequence ATGCTGAAACGTCTGTTGCGCACGGATACCGGCCGCGAGGTCGCAAGCCGCCTGTTGGCCACCTTGCTTCGGGGCCTCGCGCGCACCATCCGTTGGCAGATCATCAATCCAGAAATCGCTGACACCGTCTTCCGAAGTGAGCAGCCGATGATCGGCGCCTTCTGGCATAACCGCATCATGCTGATGACGGAGATCTGGAACAGCGACCGGCCGTTCGCCATGCTGCAGTCGAAACACCCGGACGGCCGCCTGATCGCCCGCACCATCGAGCATCTCGGCATCGAGGACATCGTCGGCTCGGCCGGCAAGGGAAAGGGTGGAGCCCAGGCCTTGCGCAGCATGCTGCGGGCATTGAAAAGCGGCACCAGTGTCGGTGTCACACCTGACGGCCCGCGCGGGCCGCGCATGCGGGCCTCCGGCGGCGTCATCGCACTTGCCCGGATGAGTGGCGCGCCGATCTACCCAGTAACCTGGAACGTCTCCCGCCGCCGGGTACTGCGGAGCTGGGACCGGTTCATCCTCGCCCTGCCCTTCAGCCGCGGTGTCTATATCTGGGGTGAGCCCATCCATGTGCCCCGGGATGCGGACGAAGCGCAGATGGAAGTCCTCCGTCTCGAACTTGAAGAGCGTCTGAACCATCTCTGCGCCCAAGCGGACGCCGCCCTCGGAACTGACCCGATCGCGCCCGCCGATCCGGCGCCGGAAGCCTCATGA
- a CDS encoding 3-deoxy-D-manno-octulosonic acid transferase, whose translation MIFRLYSVAMRLASPLLDRLLEKRLARGKEDPARIRERRGEATLPRPTGHLFWVHGASVGECQTALALIDQLLALDPELQVLLTSGTRTSADLMAGRLPERAIHQFVPVDQPRWIDRFLDHWAPSAAIFVESDLWPNLVLETQARDIPLILANARMSESSFARWRRLGFLTGRLFEDFALILASNEAQKRGFESLTRAPVVCIGNLKRAAGPLAVDEVKLLELKHATGTRPVFLAASTHDGEESAILTAHRHAADRIPGLLTVIAPRHPNRGPAIELMAADTGLTVARRSTGALPDAATEVYVADTMGEMGTLFTLADTVFIAGSFVPVGGHNPLEPAHFGKPVLFGPLMTKNADIATDMIAAGVAEEVADGIALGGRIVALTQDGAERSAMTGAALAFARGQSKIAEEMAERIMDTVNRHGAPGASPSGTTP comes from the coding sequence ATGATCTTCCGCCTCTATAGTGTCGCCATGCGCCTCGCCAGCCCCCTGCTCGACCGGCTTCTGGAAAAACGCCTCGCACGTGGCAAGGAAGATCCCGCACGCATCCGCGAACGCCGGGGCGAGGCCACGCTCCCGCGCCCGACGGGCCATCTCTTCTGGGTACACGGCGCCAGTGTTGGCGAATGCCAGACAGCACTTGCGCTGATCGACCAGCTGCTGGCGCTCGACCCGGAGCTGCAAGTACTGCTGACCAGCGGCACCCGCACTTCCGCCGATCTGATGGCCGGGCGCCTGCCGGAGCGGGCAATCCACCAGTTCGTACCGGTTGATCAGCCTCGCTGGATTGACCGGTTTCTAGATCACTGGGCCCCATCCGCCGCCATATTCGTTGAGTCCGATCTGTGGCCCAATCTTGTGCTTGAGACCCAGGCGCGCGACATCCCCCTGATCCTGGCCAACGCCCGCATGTCGGAGAGTTCCTTTGCGCGCTGGCGACGCCTCGGATTTCTGACCGGGCGCCTGTTCGAGGATTTCGCCCTGATCCTGGCCAGCAACGAAGCCCAGAAGCGGGGCTTTGAAAGCCTGACCCGCGCTCCAGTGGTCTGTATAGGAAACCTGAAACGTGCCGCCGGCCCGCTTGCGGTAGATGAAGTAAAATTGCTGGAGCTGAAACACGCTACAGGGACCCGGCCGGTCTTCCTTGCCGCCAGCACACATGACGGTGAGGAGTCTGCAATACTGACAGCTCACCGCCATGCCGCGGACAGGATTCCCGGCCTGCTGACAGTGATCGCACCGCGCCACCCGAACCGCGGCCCCGCAATCGAGCTCATGGCGGCGGATACAGGCCTCACGGTTGCCCGACGATCTACGGGAGCTTTGCCCGATGCGGCAACCGAGGTTTATGTCGCGGATACGATGGGCGAGATGGGTACCCTGTTCACGCTCGCCGATACGGTCTTCATTGCCGGATCCTTCGTGCCCGTGGGCGGACATAACCCGCTTGAACCCGCCCATTTCGGCAAACCGGTCCTGTTCGGCCCGCTGATGACAAAGAATGCCGATATCGCCACAGACATGATCGCGGCAGGGGTTGCCGAAGAGGTTGCTGATGGCATCGCGCTTGGCGGCCGGATTGTCGCGCTGACGCAAGACGGCGCGGAGCGCAGTGCCATGACCGGCGCAGCACTGGCCTTCGCTCGGGGGCAGTCGAAGATCGCGGAGGAAATGGCGGAACGCATCATGGACACCGTCAACCGTCACGGTGCCCC